Genomic DNA from Theobroma cacao cultivar B97-61/B2 chromosome 3, Criollo_cocoa_genome_V2, whole genome shotgun sequence:
aagaaaaacctcaATACTCGAGTAATAATAGCCTTCCATAGGTGATAAACAAATAATCGCCCAAGTGGCCCATTGCATTTATGGTAGAACATGAACGGAGTCCAAATGGGCCACAAGAAGCCCAAAATGACTTTAAGTTCAGAAGGTAAGCCTATTCGAACCAGATAATCCAAAACCCGGCCcagatttaaaaataaataacgtCATCATTAAACTAAATCATTGCCGTCAACGTGTACATGCAAAATCGTGGCCTTTAATATTACGCTATATAAAGTCCACTTTGCTAAACTGAAACCCTAGGGTTTTTAGTGATCCGCCAAATCGAAGGGAGAGCTTCTCACGCTGTGTTCCTCCTCTCTTCAATCTTTCGCTTCTGTTTCAGGTACCATTTCTATTTTCTGCAACCTGCTTGGTTGCCTAGAAAATGCAggaaaaaataagagaatgaagatatttctctttgtttctcttttgtAAAGCGAAACGGAGTGATAGGGCTTTCACTTTCTATTACTGTTATTGTTCCAAGATATTCTAATTCTCTGTGTTCTGTTTATATGCTGAGAAAATGTAGGAAAGGCAAAAAGAACTGTTGTTATGATCTGACTCTGATGttcattttaataatttatatttgtttctAGACTTTCAATGTGGGTTTTAGGGTTTATATCTTTCAATgttatatatttgaatattttttactttcttagCTAATAAAAGCTGTGTAGCGTGGCtggttttgtttgatttttttttctcatttgccTTGGCTTTGTATTCACTTGGCATGCAATAGAATGTATGGAAAACACTGAATTATGcaaatttttctattgttaATTGTTATTGTAAGCAATAAATAACAATCACTTCGAATCAATTAGATTTATGTCAGGTTACAGGTAATGTACTGGAGAAGTGGGCAGGTTGTGCCCTTTCTGTATTAAGACTAATTGCCTTAGGACAATGATGTATGAAaaatactttgtttttctatctcTTCAATAAAGCATTTCAAGGAAAGATttatttctttgcttttttatGATGCAGTATGGAATTTGACCTTATTGAGAACTTTGTAAAGTATTGAACTTGTTATTGAAACATGAAATTGGATATAACGGATTTATACATCATAAATTGAGTGATAGAATCAAAAGCTGGATCTTTGTTTCTTAAATATTTAGTCAAATTAGGAAGGCCTTTCAAATTCGTATATGGATAGTAATACTTGATCCAATTGCTAGCTCAATCTGATTTGTAGTAAGCTACATTCTACCTTTCTCATTTGATAATTACATTTTGACTTTTTACTGTTCCTGCAATGCAGATCTTGAAGATGTATACTTCAAGGAAGAAGATCCACAAAGATAAGGATGCCGAACCAACAGAATTCGAGGAGTCGGTTGCCCAGGTATTAAAATGCTCGTTTGTTTGTTGCACTTGAAATGTTTCTGGAAATCTGAAAGGGTTTGGTTTTGATTACAAGTGCTTGTACGTTTGTAACAGGCATTCGTTGATTTAGAGAATATCAACCAGGATCTGAAAAGTGAACTCAAAGATCTCTACATTAATTCAGCAGTGTATGAAGGATTCATTGGGATGCATTAGTTTTAAAGTCTCATGTTTTTGGTTATCAAATGATTGATACAACTTCTTTCACATGCAGTCAAATTGATGTCTCTGGGAGCCGGAAGGCTGTTGTTATCCATGTCCCATACAGATTGAGGAAGGCTTTTCGCAAGATTCATGTTAAGCTTGTGAGGGAACTTGAGAAGAAGTTCAGTGGGAAGGTGAGGAAAGGACTTAGCTATTCCATTCTTCTTAAGTTTTGTTCTTTCTCAATAATGAAACAATATGAGAGGGAAGACTGTCCTTCAGTTTGAATGAAAATTCGAATTATGTCTTCTAGCTTAGAATTTACAAAATGCAATACcttttaacaaaaaagaacATGCTTTGCATGAGACACTATCATCAGTGGAATTGTTCCAGATGCTGATACATTGCAATTGTGCAAGAAAAAGAGAActaatcatgtttttattgtattatcatacataaatttaaatgtttaggTGAATCCTTTTGCTTGATCTGGCTTTAATGCTCtacttaaatttttatttaatacttAATACGATGGTTATTAATTGGTTTGACTGATATGCACATCTGTTGGTTTTAACTAAGTTCATGTATATCTGGTAGGATGTGATTCTTATTGCCACCCGAAGGATATTGAGGCCTCCAAAGAAAGGTTCTGCTGTTCAGAGGCCACGTACCCGCACATTGACTGCTGTGCATGAGGCAATGCTAGAGGATATTGTCTTACCTGCAGAGATTGTCGGAAAGCGCATTAGATACAGAATTGATGGATCAAAGATAATGAAGGTATGGCACTGCTAATATCTTATCAGTAATACTAGAACTAGGTTGCTAAATGTTGATAAAAGTCTTAAGTGATGAATGGAAGAATTGTTATCGTGAGAAACTTTATATACGGGGGGGTTTAATTGTTCtctttatcattattattatcatctttcaaaGATGATATTATAGTTTTGGAGGCTAATGTTCATTCATTCCTTGCACTCATGGGCAGGTCTTTTTGGACCCCAAGGAACGAAACAACACTGAGTATAAACTTGAGACCTTTGCTGCAGTTTACCGGAAGCTTGCTGGCAAAGACGTTGTGTTTGAGTACCCAGTCACAGAGGCATAGAGAACTCCTTTTTAAGTGTTGTGGCACCATCTGTTCCGTTTTTGTTCCCCAAAAACTGCTTTTGGTGGGGAGtagttaaaattttgacatttatGAGTTGCTAAGCAAGCAGTAAAGTgtcatgatgatgaatttatttCCTTTATATGACGTATTTTGTGTTATGTGGTATTGCATTTAATGATGTAGGATTATGGGTTTTAAAGGTTATTTGTTGGTTCATAGATTTACTTATCATGCATGTTATTGAAGTAATATGATGGGGATTTATGACCTTGTTTAGGATTATCCTCTTCTCATTTTGGAGCAAATACATTGAATTAACCAGAATCCAAGAATTTAACAGGATTAGGTTCACAAGATCGAATATATTAACTACTATAACCCGTGAcagtttaattttttgttttgtatccTGTCAGCAAGGTTGTGTGCTAACGACTATATCTCGATGTCGTACAATGTTTTTCCCTCGCACAACCGAAACAGTATCAGACTGTATTATTAATCTGTACCCAGTAGCGGTTCCTGCCGATGAGTCCTTTGTGCTTCTAGGATTAATTGGtttgtgatattttttatCCTCTTTGGAGGACAGATCTGAATCCTGGCCTGTTAGCGTGTTAACCGGTTTCCAGACCTTTATTTTACAAGGCAGGGCAATCTTGGAATTATGAGTGTTCAGGTCTGAATGATGTATATTGATTGATACTAAATTAtcaatgttgaaaaaataataataataataaatcaatttgGCCTTGTCTCTTCACTTTTGGGCATGAATTTTCtgtgcaaaaaaaaaaagaaaaaagaaaaattgaattagAGAAACTTCTCCTGACCAAAACTGAGATGGCATGCTATTCAGGAAGTGCATGAGATTGCAAACAGGCCAATTTTCCGGTGTTCTCCGTAAGCATAGCTTCCTGCACAGATTCGGGAAAGAAAGTCAGCATTTGATGAAAGCATATATACATTAAAACTGTAATCAAAGAGATATATTTGAGTGTTCAACAAGGATGACCAAAATGACTTGGACTTGCTACTTTCTCAGCTACAATGTGTTTCTGTGGTGTTTTAAATCACAAAACCACTCTTCTAATCCTTAAATATATGCAATCTGACCAACATGTGGAACCTCCGATGCTGAAAAGCTTCAAACCAGAGAGGAAACACACACTACATCTCACTGGGATTGCCATGCACGGTTCAGCTCGGGAGGCTCATAGCTAGTAGTTCAAAACATCACTGGCACGATGGCAGTATAATTATAGTTTGATATATCATACATAATGTTAAGTTGTAATCTTAGAGAACGAGAGATCAGATACATTTTGATTGACCATGGAGCATTTTAAACTACAAAACACCGTCTCAGTCTGTAGACaccctttttttaataatagaaaaaataataaataataattaaaataaataatcactgttaccaaaaaaaaaaaaaaagaattgcaagcttgacctccatattagctatcgtaacgtgcgggtccgaaAACTCAATCGCTAGATGTGAATGACTTAGGGAGTCatcaccaatctttttttacttAAGTGCGATTAGTCACCTATTAAATTTGCTCTATTTGATGGAGTTATAAATCGATTTTTGATCCATCTAAAGAACAATAACCGGtttacatatttttgtttaaaattgaGTTCGAGAGTATGGTTATacacaaagaaaaattaacaCCCTTATAACGCTCGTGTGaatatcccatcatcggtTAGGAACTTTGGTTAAGACCCCACTAGTACGATAGGAGGGTCTTAATTTATATCCCAATGTTCTTGGtcttaaataaatgaaaattacgTATACTTAATTaccaattaatcaaaatatacaaacaaaaaaaataaggaattAAGGATAACAACAAATATGATAACAATAAGAATAATACAAAAGGAAATGGATAAAGTgcatatacataaataataataattataaaataaaatacttgGTTCTAATATATGATTTTAGGGAAGTTCATAAGTAAGTACTTACATGGTAAAAGTACACGatgaaataaaaagttatataaaaataaataaatataaaatatttgttcatGGTATATGtgcctataaagaaaaaatagtaaaatttttaaagataagaaacaagtattaaaattatgagTGTATCGCGTACCATTGTTGCATTATTAAATGTCATGTTATGTAGACATATTCTGTATACAAGTGTAAGCTTCGATGATGAGACTTTCCCAAAAAGTTTGCGTAGGCAAGTTTCTTTAAAGAATTTCCTATGTGAAAAGATACCTCTGAGTCCCACTAATTCGATGGGAGGGTTagaaaaaatatctttaataaaaagctTTTATCCGTATTAGGATTTACATTCATGAAAATACTATTTTTACTTGCAAACGACTATTCCGATGATAGGATTTACCTAATAAATTTGTGAAGGCGAGTTTTTCGGATATTTCCCAATGTGAGAGAATACTCCTAAATCCTACTAGTATAATGAGCAGATTCGAAAAATACactcaataaaaggttttcgTTTGGCATTATCTTGATTTTATGCCATGCATTTCACAATTGCAACACGTGCACATCAAACacaaaaaaccaaacaaaatatttttaatttattaatagaataaaagataaaataaacaaataataattaaggaaacataaaaatgaaatcaatGGGTTTTAATAACATAcaattaaatggtaccgttcgtcAAACGAGCGTCATGAGGGTGCTAACCCTTCCCTgtgcgtaaccgtactcccgaacccaACTCTAAACAAAAATACGTAGACCAGTTATTGTTCTTTAGACGGATCAAAAAACGATTTAGAACTCCGTCAAATAGAGCAAATTTAATAAGTGACCAATTGCacctaaattaaaaaagattgaTGACGACTCCTTAAGTCATCCACATTTAGCGATCGGATTCCCGGACCCGTACGTTACGACACAATCATACTTAGAAGttagaaagagagagaagaatgGGAAACTTCTAATGAACTCACTGGACATTCTTACCACTTCAGTATATGCTTCATGTATTATTTGAAGTGATATAGTTTAA
This window encodes:
- the LOC18604142 gene encoding 40S ribosomal protein S7, whose protein sequence is MYTSRKKIHKDKDAEPTEFEESVAQAFVDLENINQDLKSELKDLYINSAVQIDVSGSRKAVVIHVPYRLRKAFRKIHVKLVRELEKKFSGKDVILIATRRILRPPKKGSAVQRPRTRTLTAVHEAMLEDIVLPAEIVGKRIRYRIDGSKIMKVFLDPKERNNTEYKLETFAAVYRKLAGKDVVFEYPVTEA